The following coding sequences are from one Acidimicrobiia bacterium window:
- a CDS encoding amidohydrolase family protein — protein sequence MTRAKRSDGPVIDIHCHRECVPATEIMEAEEARLGRVRLQYGSELTREVNRKQLEQIRPKMESLEHRLADMDAMGVDVQAVAVAVYQYYYWADAEIGAKVARVVNDELAEATAKYPDRLLPLGSVPLQDADAAIAELRYCADELGFRGLEINSNVNGSEISDARLDPFWAEVERLGSVVVVHTNGHTERARLQEHNFLNILGHAFETTLATAGLIFDGVMERHPGLKIVMVHGGGYLASYAGRIDHAWRARQDVRAGVPNPPGTYLRKFYFDTMVFDPDQVRFLVDKYGADHVMLGTDYPFDMGEDDPLGLLGRVPGLGQEQIDLIAGGNAARLLGIV from the coding sequence TTGACGAGAGCGAAGAGATCCGATGGTCCGGTCATCGACATCCACTGTCACCGGGAATGCGTGCCGGCAACCGAGATCATGGAGGCCGAGGAGGCACGTCTCGGCCGGGTGAGGCTCCAGTACGGCTCGGAGCTCACCAGGGAGGTGAACCGCAAGCAGCTCGAGCAGATCCGCCCGAAGATGGAGAGCCTCGAGCACCGGCTGGCCGACATGGACGCCATGGGCGTCGACGTGCAAGCGGTCGCAGTGGCGGTGTATCAGTACTACTACTGGGCGGACGCCGAGATCGGCGCCAAGGTCGCCAGAGTCGTCAACGACGAGTTGGCTGAGGCGACCGCCAAATACCCAGATCGCCTCCTCCCCCTCGGCTCCGTCCCTCTCCAGGACGCCGACGCCGCCATCGCAGAGCTGCGCTACTGCGCCGATGAGCTGGGGTTTCGCGGCCTCGAGATCAACAGCAACGTCAACGGCTCCGAGATCTCGGACGCCAGGCTCGACCCGTTCTGGGCCGAGGTCGAGCGGCTCGGCTCCGTCGTGGTCGTCCACACGAACGGACACACCGAGCGGGCCCGCCTCCAGGAGCACAATTTCCTCAACATCCTGGGCCACGCCTTCGAGACGACGCTGGCGACGGCGGGGCTGATCTTCGACGGCGTCATGGAGCGCCATCCCGGGTTGAAGATCGTGATGGTGCACGGCGGCGGCTACCTGGCTTCCTACGCAGGGAGAATCGACCACGCCTGGCGCGCCCGGCAAGACGTGCGGGCCGGCGTCCCCAATCCGCCCGGCACCTACCTGCGCAAGTTCTACTTCGACACCATGGTGTTCGATCCTGATCAGGTGAGATTCCTCGTCGACAAGTACGGTGCCGACCACGTGATGCTGGGCACCGACTACCCGTTCGACATGGGCGAGGACGACCCGCTCGGGCTCCTCGGCCGGGTCCCGGGGCTCGGCCAGGAACAGATCGACCTCATCGCGGGCGGCAACGCAGCCCGCTTGCTCGGGATCGTCTAG
- a CDS encoding Gfo/Idh/MocA family oxidoreductase produces MAGIGLAVIGCGTIGRVRAVLAREHPNIAWLGLCDTHEPTAKRLAADTGADFVTTDVADLLAQPQVTAVIVATTENDHVDPILQSVAHGFPLFIEKPLATDPVESARVLAAIEEAGVDAVVGYTQRFRRRFLTVKQRLRDGQIGDVTSVVTRAFMNRMVPYATLQKTEDRTNLTPMVVSGTHALDMCMWLMEGKTPIEVYARSVDAVLGEWGTKDGTFGVVTMDDGAVFSMSINWALPEVWPGAVYGLEIGIVGTKGVIDIEDTHRDVIIASEVAQGAGYRSRGFDAAAPRHVDFVGSYPPGDVSDGMLWGPMREETLTWYNRLAKGFKTPHATARDGHNNLMLTMAMDYSARRGEAVVLPIEPDALLQRRDDR; encoded by the coding sequence ATGGCCGGCATAGGGCTCGCCGTGATCGGGTGCGGCACGATCGGGCGCGTCCGCGCCGTGCTGGCACGTGAGCACCCGAACATCGCCTGGCTCGGCCTGTGCGACACGCACGAGCCGACTGCCAAGCGGCTCGCCGCCGACACCGGAGCCGACTTCGTCACCACCGACGTCGCCGACCTGCTGGCACAGCCGCAGGTGACTGCCGTGATCGTCGCCACGACCGAGAACGATCACGTCGACCCGATCCTCCAGTCGGTCGCGCACGGGTTTCCGCTGTTCATCGAGAAGCCGCTGGCGACGGATCCGGTCGAGTCTGCAAGGGTGCTCGCCGCCATCGAGGAGGCCGGCGTCGACGCCGTGGTCGGGTACACGCAGCGATTCAGGCGGAGATTCCTCACCGTCAAGCAGCGCCTCCGCGACGGGCAGATCGGCGACGTCACCAGCGTCGTGACCAGGGCGTTCATGAATCGCATGGTCCCCTATGCCACGCTCCAGAAGACCGAGGATCGGACAAACCTGACCCCAATGGTCGTCTCAGGCACCCACGCACTCGACATGTGCATGTGGCTGATGGAGGGCAAGACGCCCATCGAGGTGTACGCCCGCTCCGTCGATGCCGTCCTCGGAGAGTGGGGTACGAAGGACGGCACATTCGGAGTCGTCACGATGGACGATGGGGCGGTCTTCTCCATGAGCATCAACTGGGCGCTGCCCGAGGTCTGGCCGGGCGCCGTCTACGGCCTCGAGATCGGCATCGTCGGAACGAAGGGGGTCATCGACATCGAGGACACCCACCGCGACGTGATCATCGCCTCCGAGGTCGCCCAAGGCGCCGGGTACAGGAGTCGCGGGTTCGACGCGGCTGCCCCGCGCCATGTCGACTTCGTCGGCTCGTATCCTCCGGGCGACGTGTCGGACGGGATGCTGTGGGGCCCCATGCGTGAGGAGACGCTCACCTGGTACAACCGGCTGGCGAAGGGGTTCAAGACCCCGCACGCCACCGCCCGCGACGGTCACAACAACCTCATGCTCACGATGGCGATGGACTATTCGGCTCGGAGGGGTGAAGCGGTCGTGCTCCCGATCGAGCCTGATGCACTGCTCCAGCGGAGGGACGATCGATGA
- a CDS encoding Gfo/Idh/MocA family oxidoreductase, protein MTQVNVGIIGTGWCGGIRAVACANSALVDELHIAETRPDRLDEVKALTHPVSATANWEELVANEAIDIIMVSATPETLHYPMTKAALEAGKHVLLEKPMALTLDEADDLVETSESRGLKLTIGYSQRFSAKQAMIKRSLMEGTLGEPVSVLVSRHITRSLGAKIGGRIKLSPAAMEATHDIDFALWCLQPRRPVRVYSQSAYGVRAPIHGLADTQMSVITMDDGVVVTVQAGMSLPPGYPNACTTWIEFIGTDGAIIADDSHRDVVLNTVENGVVFPLSTMPGEYVDHVYAGPMERETIHFVEAVAFDRPVMVEPRLARTTMEVYMAADLSAASGEVVELPLSQEAAAQAVAASMNG, encoded by the coding sequence ATGACCCAGGTCAACGTCGGCATCATCGGCACCGGATGGTGCGGCGGCATCCGCGCCGTGGCGTGCGCCAACAGCGCCCTGGTCGACGAGCTCCACATCGCGGAGACCAGGCCCGATCGACTCGACGAGGTCAAGGCGCTCACCCACCCGGTCTCGGCCACCGCCAATTGGGAGGAGCTGGTCGCCAATGAGGCGATCGACATCATCATGGTGTCCGCCACCCCCGAGACGCTCCACTATCCGATGACGAAGGCGGCCCTCGAGGCGGGCAAGCACGTGTTGCTCGAGAAGCCGATGGCACTCACGCTCGACGAGGCCGACGACCTCGTGGAGACGTCCGAGTCGCGTGGGCTCAAGCTGACGATCGGCTACTCGCAGCGCTTCAGCGCCAAGCAGGCGATGATCAAGCGAAGCCTGATGGAGGGCACCCTCGGTGAGCCGGTCAGCGTCCTCGTGAGCCGGCACATCACCCGATCCCTCGGTGCCAAGATCGGGGGCCGCATCAAGTTGTCGCCGGCAGCCATGGAGGCGACCCACGACATCGACTTCGCCTTGTGGTGCCTGCAGCCCCGGCGTCCCGTGCGGGTCTACTCGCAATCGGCGTACGGGGTGCGGGCTCCGATCCACGGGCTCGCAGACACGCAGATGAGCGTCATCACGATGGACGACGGCGTGGTGGTCACGGTCCAGGCAGGCATGTCGCTGCCCCCCGGCTATCCGAACGCCTGCACGACGTGGATCGAGTTCATCGGCACGGACGGTGCCATCATCGCCGACGACAGCCACCGGGACGTCGTCCTCAACACTGTCGAGAACGGCGTCGTGTTCCCGCTGTCGACGATGCCGGGCGAGTACGTCGACCACGTTTACGCCGGTCCGATGGAGCGCGAGACGATCCACTTCGTCGAGGCGGTCGCCTTCGACCGTCCCGTCATGGTCGAGCCGCGCCTCGCCCGGACCACGATGGAGGTCTACATGGCCGCCGACCTCTCTGCCGCGAGCGGCGAGGTCGTCGAGTTGCCACTCTCGCAGGAGGCGGCCGCCCAGGCGGTCGCCGCCTCGATGAACGGCTGA
- a CDS encoding GNAT family N-acetyltransferase, which yields MTSPHTELRTGRLVLAPLEVDDAEEMVAVLGDARIYEYTGGDPPSLDDVESRYRFQVAGSPRPGEVWHNWIIRLAGVSVGYVQATVVGATADVAWVVGVPWQRRGIASEAAGAMCDWLTAGGVTRLTAHIHPDHTASGRVASSVGLTPTGEIDEDGEVVWASM from the coding sequence ATGACGTCTCCCCACACGGAGTTGCGAACCGGTCGGCTGGTGCTGGCGCCGCTCGAGGTCGACGACGCCGAGGAGATGGTCGCGGTACTCGGGGACGCCCGCATCTACGAGTACACGGGCGGCGACCCGCCGAGCCTCGACGACGTCGAGTCTCGATATCGATTCCAGGTGGCGGGGTCGCCGCGCCCCGGCGAGGTGTGGCACAACTGGATCATCAGGCTCGCAGGCGTGTCAGTCGGGTACGTCCAGGCGACAGTCGTCGGGGCGACGGCCGACGTCGCCTGGGTGGTCGGCGTCCCGTGGCAGAGACGTGGGATCGCATCCGAGGCCGCCGGCGCCATGTGTGATTGGCTGACTGCCGGCGGCGTCACACGGCTGACCGCCCACATCCACCCCGACCACACCGCGTCGGGGCGGGTCGCCTCATCCGTCGGGCTGACGCCGACCGGAGAGATCGACGAGGACGGTGAGGTCGTGTGGGCCTCGATGTGA
- a CDS encoding molybdopterin-binding protein: protein MIVEIVAVGTELLLGQIVNSNVAFIGERLARDGFDVHHQVTVGDNLDRLAETIRTAIGRSGAVVLTGGIGPTQDDLTREALCLVAGVGMARDRAHAEAIRDRITRLRGSVSENTLRMADYPETATPLPNSNGVALGVAMEIEGVHVYAVPGVPGEMSAMVDEEVLPRLREASGEPAVVRSRVIRTWGLGESRVAEILDDLYASANPTVAFLITDSEVKVRITAKAESVAAADAMIDELDAVVASRLAGVVFGRDDETIESIIVTRLQDLGWRIATVEEVTLGTVGSRIAEAAAGTAVYAGTLTVPSGAAVNEGRAAELLGVVDGFLEADVVLAIGGVDRQVTPDDSTRSVGVAVRTPAGTTTDTVALYGGDDRVRRFAAVGALHALRRALA from the coding sequence GTGATCGTCGAGATCGTGGCGGTCGGCACCGAGCTGCTCCTCGGCCAGATCGTCAACTCGAACGTCGCCTTCATCGGGGAGCGGCTGGCACGTGACGGGTTCGACGTCCACCACCAGGTGACGGTCGGGGACAACCTCGACAGGCTGGCCGAGACGATCAGGACGGCGATCGGCAGGTCGGGCGCAGTGGTCCTGACCGGCGGCATTGGTCCGACCCAGGACGACCTCACTCGGGAGGCCCTTTGCCTGGTCGCAGGGGTCGGGATGGCCCGCGATCGAGCCCACGCAGAGGCCATCCGGGATCGGATCACGCGACTGCGAGGCTCCGTCTCTGAGAACACCCTGCGCATGGCGGACTACCCGGAGACGGCCACCCCACTTCCGAACAGCAACGGTGTGGCCCTCGGCGTTGCGATGGAGATCGAGGGTGTCCACGTGTACGCGGTGCCGGGGGTTCCCGGCGAGATGTCCGCCATGGTCGATGAGGAGGTGCTGCCCAGGTTGCGGGAAGCCTCCGGCGAACCGGCCGTGGTGCGCAGCCGCGTCATCAGGACCTGGGGGCTGGGGGAGTCGCGGGTGGCCGAGATCCTCGATGACCTCTATGCCTCCGCGAACCCGACGGTCGCCTTCCTCATCACGGATTCAGAGGTGAAGGTGCGCATCACCGCCAAGGCCGAGTCCGTCGCCGCCGCAGACGCCATGATCGACGAGCTCGACGCCGTGGTGGCATCTCGCCTCGCCGGCGTCGTGTTCGGGAGGGACGACGAGACGATCGAATCGATCATCGTCACGCGCTTGCAGGACTTGGGGTGGCGGATCGCCACGGTCGAGGAGGTCACCCTCGGCACGGTCGGGTCGAGGATCGCCGAGGCGGCGGCGGGCACGGCCGTCTATGCCGGGACGCTCACGGTCCCATCGGGGGCGGCGGTGAACGAAGGGCGGGCAGCCGAGTTGCTCGGCGTCGTCGACGGGTTTCTCGAGGCCGACGTCGTCCTGGCCATCGGCGGCGTCGACAGGCAGGTCACGCCGGACGACTCCACGAGATCGGTCGGCGTGGCCGTCAGGACCCCTGCCGGGACGACGACGGACACCGTAGCCCTGTACGGCGGAGACGACCGAGTCCGCAGGTTCGCGGCGGTCGGAGCGCTCCACGCCCTCCGAAGGGCACTCGCCTAG